Genomic segment of Paucidesulfovibrio longus DSM 6739:
ACATTATTTCGGCGACGCCGTTTCCTTTTGCGGCATCGTCAACGCCCGCTCCGGGGCCTGCTCCGAGAACTGCGCCTTCTGCGCCCAGTCCGCGCACCACAAGGCGGTTTCGCCCCGGCACGAATTTCTGCCCCTGGACGAGATCCTGCGCGCGGCCAAGGCCCTGCGGGACGCGGGCGCCACGCGCTTTTCGCTCGTCACCAGCGGCAAGCGCCTCTCGAACCATGATTTCGACAGGCTTCTGGAGACGCTGCGCGCCGTTTCCGCGCTGGGGCTGCGGGCGGACTGCTCGCCGGGCGTCCTGGACCGTGGGCGGCTGCGGGAGCTGAAGATGGCGGGCTGCGGCGCGTACCATCACAACCTGGAGACGGGCAGGGCTTTTTTCCCGCGCATCTGCATGACCCACGCCTACGAAGAGGACGTGCAGTCCGTGCGCGACGCCGTGGAGGAAGGGCTGACGGTCTGCTCCGGCGGAATCTTCGGGCTGGGCGAGTCCTGGGCGGACCGGGTCGAGCTGGCGCTGGAGTTGCGCAACCTGGGCGTGCATTCCGTGCCCGTGAATTTTCTGCACCCCGTGCCGGGCACCCCGCTGGCGGACAGGCCCGTGCTTTCGCGGGGGGAGGCGCTCAAGATCGTGGCGCTTTTCCGCTTTCTGCTGCCGGACAGGCAGATCCGCATCTGCGGCGGCCGCCACGACGTTTTCGGTCCGGAGCACCGCGCCGAGCCGTTTCGCTCCGGCGCCAGCGGGATCATGGTCGGCGACTATCTGACGCTCAAGGGACGGGACGCGGCAGAGGATCGGGATTTGGCCCGCGGCCTCGGCCTGCGCCCGGAGCGCGGAGAAGATTATTCAGGAGGGGCGTGATGAGCCGGATGCCACTGGGAGAACTGCACAAGCTGGTCTGGACCGCGCTTCTGGCCGCCACGGTGGCGGCGGGCGCGTACCTCATCGTGCCCATCGGCCCGGTTCCGGTGTCCATGCAGCCGCTGTTCATCTTTCTGGCCGGATTCATCCTCGGCCCCAAGCGCGGCGCGGCCTGCCTGCTGCTCTATCTGGCGGCGGGCGCGGCCGGCCTGCCGGTTTTCGCGGGGGGCAACTCCGGCCTGGGCGTGCTCATGGGGCCGACAGCGGGCTACCTCTACACCTATGTGCTCATGGCCGCGATCGCGGGCCTGGCCACGGGCGGGCGGGGCGAAATGCTCTCGTTCGCGCGGGGCTTCCTCTTCGGCCTGATCGGCCTCGCCGTGGTCTACGCCGGGGGGGTGCTCTGGCTGATGCGCGCCCTGGACATGAGCCTGGACAAGGCCCTGGCCGTGGGCTTCTATCCCTTCATCCTCTGGGATCTGTTCAAGATCGTGTTCGCTGTGGCTTGCTATCGCATTCTCGTTCGGTATAGCATCGTCCGGTAGTTCCGGGGCGCGGGGCGCGCGGCCCGGCGCAATTTGGACGAGCAACCTGCTGGAGGCCCATTGGGGGCGAAAGGTATTTCCGGCGAAGGCCGGGCTTTGGTGAACTGCTACCTGCGCTGCTATCTCGCGGGCGCGTGCTTCAACGCGCGCGGCTACTACAGCGTGGGCCTGTCCTACGCCATGGACCCCGGACTGCGGGCCATCCACAAGACACCCCAGACGCTCATGGAAGCGCGCGGCCGCTACGTCAACCATTTCAACACGCATCTTTTCTGGCTGCCCTGCCTCGTGGGCATCTTCCTCACGGCGGAGCGGCACGTGGCCGCCGGGCACATGCCCGCCAAGATGATCGAGCGGCTCAAGGACACGGCGGGGTACACGCTTTCGGGCATAGGCGACTCCGTCTTCGCCGGAAGCCTCTTGATTTTCTGGGCCTTGTCGTCTATCTGCCTTCTGCTTGCGGGCTGCCGGACCCTGCCGCTGCTCGTGGGCGCCGGATTCTTCGTCGGCCTGCAATTTTTCCGGGTCTACACCTTCTGGGCCGGACACCGCCGGGGACTGGCCTTTCTCGAAGGTCTGCGAAGATGGGATCTGATCAACTGGGGGCAGCGGATCAAGCTGCTCAACGGATTGCTGCTGCTCTGCCTCTGGCTGCTGGCCTGGCCCCGTCCCCTGCTCTGGACGGACTGGATCTACATGACGCTGGGCATGGCCTTTTTCGCCCGCTTTCTCCAACACCGACAGGTTCCCCGCGAAGTGGTGCTGGTGGCGTTCCTCCTGGTCATGGGCGCGCTGCCCTGGATCGCCGGGGGCGTGAAAATGCTGTTCGAACGGCTGACGGGCTGAAGATTATCTGTTAGGAATCGTGCGTTGGCATGCGCGAGAAAACGGGAAGAATACGATGGAAGAAACCGCAGGCGCCGTGAACGAAGAAAACGCCGGAGGCCAGTTCCTGGTCCGGCGGGTGGTGGTGGCCAACCAGCTTGGCCTGCACGCCCGTCCGGCAGGAGCGCTGGCGCAACTGGCCCAGTCCTTCACGAGCGATATATCTCTCGAGTGCGACGGGCAGGAAGTGGACGCGAAAAGCATCCTCGACCTGCTCACGCTGGCCGCGGCCCAAGGCACGCGGCTGGACCTCAAGGCCAGGGGCGAGGACGCCGAGTCCGCCCTCGACCGCATCGAAAAGCTGTTCAAGGAGCGCTTCGGCGAAGGGAAGTAGTGGCCGACAAGATCATCACCGGAATCCCGGTTTCCTCGGGCATCGTCATCGGCAAGGCGGTTTTCGTCAACCGCAGCCATCGCTCGGTGCTGCCCAGGCACACGGTTTCCGCGGACATGGTCGAGGCGGAGAAGGGGCGGCTGGAAAACGCCTTTCTCGTGGCCGGGCAGGAGATGGAAAGCATCCGGGACAAGGTTCCCGGCGAGCTGGAACAGCACCGCCTGATTCTCGATTCCCACCTGATGATGCTCCGCGACCCCAAGCTCATGGGCCGCGCCAAGGAGCACATCCAGACCCTGCGGGTGAACGCGGAATGGGCGCTGGAAAAGGCCGTTTCCGAACTGGCCCAGGCTTTTCTCGGCTTCGACGACGTCTATCTCAAGGAACGCTTCCAGGACGTGCGCCAGGTGGCGGACCGGGTGCAGACGCACCTGCTCGGCACCGTGCGCGACCTGACCACCATCGGGGGCAGGGCCATCATCATGGCCCACGACCTGACCCCGGCGGACACGGTTGAAATCGACGTTTCCCGCATTCTCGGCTTCGCCACCACGCGCGGCGGCAAGACCTCCCACACCGGAATCATGGCCCGCACCCTGGGCATTCCCGCCCTGGTAGGCGTGCAGGAGCTGGAAAACTCCGTCACGGACGGCGACCTCGTGGTCATCGACGGGATCAAGGGCCGCATCGTGGTCAATCCGGACGAGGAGGAGCTGTTCGAGTACAACACGCTCGCCTCCCGGTTCGAGGAATACCAGAAGAAGATCATCCGCCGCTGCCTGCTCCCCGCGGAGACCAGCGACGGCTTCCGGGTCAAGGTGCTGGCCAACATCGAGCTGCTCGAAGAGGTCACCGCCGTCATCGACAACGGCGGCGAGGGCATCGGCCTCTACCGGACCGAATATTCCTACCTGAACCGCACGGACCTGCCCACGGAAGACGAGCTGGCCGAAAAATACGTGGACCTGGCCAGCATCATGTCCCCGCGCAAGGTGGTCTTCCGCACGCTGGACCTCGGCTCGGACAAGAACATCACCGAATTCGGCCAACTGGACGAAGCCAACCCGGCCATGGGCCTGCGGGCCATCCGCTTCTGCCTCAAGCACCCGGAACTGTTCAAGGTCCAGCTGCGGGCCATTCTCCGCGCCAGCGTCTACGGCAACGTCTCGCTGATGTTTCCCATGATTTCGGGCCTGCGCGAGCTGCGCCGGGCCAAGGCGCGGCTCAAGGAGGCCCAGCTGGAGCTTTCGCGCCGGGGCGTGCCCTACAATCCGGACATGCCCGTGGGCATCATGGTCGAACTGCCCAGCGCCGTGATGATCGCCGAGCTGCTGGCCCGCGAGGTGGACTTCTTCTCCATCGGCACCAACGACCTGATCCAGTACAGCATGGGCATCGACCGGACCAATCCCAATGTTTCCTATCTGTACCAGCCGCTGCACCCGGCCATCCTGCGCTCCATCAAGCAGGTCGTGGACGCCGCGCACCAGGCGGGCATCGAGGTCAGCCTCTGCGGCGAGGTGGCTTCCGACCCGTTCTGCGTGCCGATCCTCATGGGCATGCAGATCGACTGCATTTCCCTCTCGCCCCAGGCCATTCCCGGCATCAAGCGCATCATCCGCCAGACCCGCATGGGCGAATGCCGCCAGCTTCTGCGCGACGTGATCAGCCAGCAGACCGTGGGCAGGATCAACCGCATGGTCAAGGACTCGATTTTCAAGAAGTATCCCGAGGAGCTGATGTTCTTCGCGTCCCTGCTGGACAGCGAGGAGCTTCCCGGCTAGCCTCTCAATCCCATGGCGAAAAAATCAAAATCCCCTTCCGGCGACGGTCGCAAGACCATCGGCGTGAACAAGCAGGCCAGACGCCTGTACGAGTTCCTGGAAACCTTCGAGGCCGGGCTTTCCCTGGTGGGCAGCGAGGTCAAGTCCCTGCGCGAGGGCCGCGTGGCCTTCAAGGACGGCTACGTGCGCCTCAAGGACGGCGAGGCCTGGCTCGTGGGCGTGCACATCGCGCCCTGGGACCACACCGGCCCGTATGACCAGCACGACCCGGAGCGGCCCCGCAAGCTGCTGCTGCACAAGCACGAGATCGAGCGGCTCCAGGCCCGCGTGGACCAGAAGGGCCTGACCGTGATCCCCGTGTCCATGTATTTCCGGGGCGGCCGGGTCAAGCTGGAGATCGCGCTCGGCCGGGGCAAGAACGTCCACGACCGCCGCGACGACCTCAAGGCCCGCGACATGGCCCGCGACACGGCCCGCCAACTCGCCGCGTACAAGTAGGCGCGCTTATTTCCGCAATATTTCCTCTGCGATTTCGGAGCGTTGCCTCTCTCTTGACAGATAGGACTAATAGATTAGTCTTACGAGCAAGCGTGTGGTTTGCCTGCTCGTATCGTATGGCAAATCAATCAATATTTTTAGTTGGTTGCCGCACCTTTCGGAAATAGCGAGAAATCCTTCCGCTTATCAGGAGGCGTGAGAGCGTGCTGAATGTCTCGGAACGCGAAGTCCTGGAACGCATGGTTTCGGATAACCCCTGGTGGGAGTCCGGCGGCGTTGCCGCGTTCTACGACGACTTGGGCCGTCGCGACTATTTTCCGGAGTTCTACCGCCTGCTGGCCGTGAGCACGGTGCGCCGGGCCGTGGTGCTCATGGGGCCGCGCCGCGTGGGCAAGACCGTGATGCTCTTCCAGACCGTGGCCGAACTGCTCCGTGCCGGCCAGAACCCGACCAGGATTCTTTATGTTTCCGTGGATATGCCCCTGTTCCAGGGCATGCCGCTGGAACGTCTGATGCGTCTGTTCATGGAGCGCAACGGCATCGACCGCCAGGAACGTATGGTCGTTCTTTTCGACGAGATTCAGTACCTTCCGGACTGGGAGCGGCACCTCAAGAGCCTCATGGACACATATCTGCACGCCCGTGTGGCCGTATCCGGCTCGGCCGCCGCCGCTCTGAAGCTCAAGAGCGACGAGTCCGGGGCCGGGCGTTTCACGGACTATCTCCTGCCCCCGCTGACCTTTGCGGAATACCTTGCCCTGATCGGCAGGGAAGGGGAGCTGGTCCGTGAGCAGGAGGCGCACCAGCCGGAATTGCCTAACTATTCCGTCCGGGACATGGCGGGGCTCAACGCCGAATTCCTGAACTACCTCAACTACGGGGGCTATCC
This window contains:
- a CDS encoding PTS system mannose/fructose/sorbose family transporter subunit IID; protein product: MGAKGISGEGRALVNCYLRCYLAGACFNARGYYSVGLSYAMDPGLRAIHKTPQTLMEARGRYVNHFNTHLFWLPCLVGIFLTAERHVAAGHMPAKMIERLKDTAGYTLSGIGDSVFAGSLLIFWALSSICLLLAGCRTLPLLVGAGFFVGLQFFRVYTFWAGHRRGLAFLEGLRRWDLINWGQRIKLLNGLLLLCLWLLAWPRPLLWTDWIYMTLGMAFFARFLQHRQVPREVVLVAFLLVMGALPWIAGGVKMLFERLTG
- the bioB gene encoding biotin synthase BioB — its product is MNKNTDSPGVEEADAADRNILDALVAGALSARLPDEEAIRALTDWPEEAAAELSEAAERVREHYFGDAVSFCGIVNARSGACSENCAFCAQSAHHKAVSPRHEFLPLDEILRAAKALRDAGATRFSLVTSGKRLSNHDFDRLLETLRAVSALGLRADCSPGVLDRGRLRELKMAGCGAYHHNLETGRAFFPRICMTHAYEEDVQSVRDAVEEGLTVCSGGIFGLGESWADRVELALELRNLGVHSVPVNFLHPVPGTPLADRPVLSRGEALKIVALFRFLLPDRQIRICGGRHDVFGPEHRAEPFRSGASGIMVGDYLTLKGRDAAEDRDLARGLGLRPERGEDYSGGA
- the smpB gene encoding SsrA-binding protein SmpB; translation: MAKKSKSPSGDGRKTIGVNKQARRLYEFLETFEAGLSLVGSEVKSLREGRVAFKDGYVRLKDGEAWLVGVHIAPWDHTGPYDQHDPERPRKLLLHKHEIERLQARVDQKGLTVIPVSMYFRGGRVKLEIALGRGKNVHDRRDDLKARDMARDTARQLAAYK
- a CDS encoding biotin transporter BioY; its protein translation is MSRMPLGELHKLVWTALLAATVAAGAYLIVPIGPVPVSMQPLFIFLAGFILGPKRGAACLLLYLAAGAAGLPVFAGGNSGLGVLMGPTAGYLYTYVLMAAIAGLATGGRGEMLSFARGFLFGLIGLAVVYAGGVLWLMRALDMSLDKALAVGFYPFILWDLFKIVFAVACYRILVRYSIVR
- a CDS encoding HPr family phosphocarrier protein translates to MEETAGAVNEENAGGQFLVRRVVVANQLGLHARPAGALAQLAQSFTSDISLECDGQEVDAKSILDLLTLAAAQGTRLDLKARGEDAESALDRIEKLFKERFGEGK
- the ptsP gene encoding phosphoenolpyruvate--protein phosphotransferase, which gives rise to MADKIITGIPVSSGIVIGKAVFVNRSHRSVLPRHTVSADMVEAEKGRLENAFLVAGQEMESIRDKVPGELEQHRLILDSHLMMLRDPKLMGRAKEHIQTLRVNAEWALEKAVSELAQAFLGFDDVYLKERFQDVRQVADRVQTHLLGTVRDLTTIGGRAIIMAHDLTPADTVEIDVSRILGFATTRGGKTSHTGIMARTLGIPALVGVQELENSVTDGDLVVIDGIKGRIVVNPDEEELFEYNTLASRFEEYQKKIIRRCLLPAETSDGFRVKVLANIELLEEVTAVIDNGGEGIGLYRTEYSYLNRTDLPTEDELAEKYVDLASIMSPRKVVFRTLDLGSDKNITEFGQLDEANPAMGLRAIRFCLKHPELFKVQLRAILRASVYGNVSLMFPMISGLRELRRAKARLKEAQLELSRRGVPYNPDMPVGIMVELPSAVMIAELLAREVDFFSIGTNDLIQYSMGIDRTNPNVSYLYQPLHPAILRSIKQVVDAAHQAGIEVSLCGEVASDPFCVPILMGMQIDCISLSPQAIPGIKRIIRQTRMGECRQLLRDVISQQTVGRINRMVKDSIFKKYPEELMFFASLLDSEELPG